A stretch of Arcobacter sp. F2176 DNA encodes these proteins:
- a CDS encoding methyl-accepting chemotaxis protein: MIKNMKIKIKIFLLITITLSSLLIVSVSSYVGISSVGHEIEELAESHIPLNKVITNIEASILKEEVLTYALIIASEDVFSEKFQKVKGEIEKIEKVSVKNIKECEEIAAKAINKSSDDEIKKRYEEFLKECIELEKRQKMFEIGISKLVHDLESGNIQDIEKEKEELHKLLLGLDKFVINLTKQIQDLVKKATAKAKDDEHSVTLTIEIISILAFIISITFGIYLANNIKNLINTFQTGLLGFFSYLNRESDEVKPITINSNDEIGLMSKVVNENINRTRDLLEEDRELIEEVKKIVTKVNSGIFKQEITKNTSNESLNELKSLLNEMLKVLTANVSEDLNKIQVALDHYQQLDFRYRIEGCSGKTSVGLTKLAEIINTMLVENKKSGVSLNISAQALLGNITTLNSSSNQAAASLEETAAALEEITSTIVSNTENVVKMSNYANELSVSANEGQSLATQTTTSMDEINAQVSAINDAISVIDQIAFQTNILSLNAAVEAATAGEAGKGFAVVAGEVRNLASRSAEAAKEIKSLVENATLKASEGKEIATRMINGYSGLNENVDKTLAIIKDIELASKEQQTGIVQINDAVNQLDQQTQANASAAAEAQEVANNTSTIANKIIEDANEKEFIGKEDI; encoded by the coding sequence ATGATTAAGAATATGAAAATAAAAATAAAAATATTTTTATTAATAACAATAACATTAAGCTCTTTATTAATAGTTTCAGTAAGTTCATATGTTGGGATAAGTTCTGTGGGACATGAGATTGAAGAGTTAGCAGAATCTCATATTCCTTTAAATAAAGTAATTACAAATATTGAAGCTAGTATTTTAAAAGAAGAGGTTTTAACATATGCGTTAATAATTGCTTCAGAAGATGTATTTAGTGAAAAATTCCAAAAAGTTAAAGGTGAAATAGAAAAAATTGAAAAGGTTTCAGTAAAAAATATAAAAGAGTGTGAAGAAATAGCAGCAAAAGCTATAAATAAAAGTAGTGATGATGAAATCAAAAAAAGATATGAAGAGTTTTTAAAAGAGTGTATAGAACTTGAGAAAAGACAAAAAATGTTTGAAATCGGTATATCAAAATTAGTGCATGACTTAGAATCTGGAAATATTCAAGATATAGAAAAAGAGAAAGAAGAACTACACAAATTGCTTCTTGGCTTGGACAAGTTTGTAATAAATTTGACAAAACAAATCCAAGATTTAGTTAAAAAAGCAACAGCAAAAGCTAAAGATGACGAACATAGTGTAACTCTAACTATAGAGATAATCTCTATTTTAGCATTTATTATTTCGATTACATTTGGAATTTATTTAGCAAATAATATTAAAAACTTGATTAACACTTTCCAAACTGGATTATTAGGATTTTTTTCTTATCTTAATCGTGAAAGTGATGAGGTAAAACCTATAACAATTAATTCAAATGATGAAATAGGTCTTATGTCAAAAGTAGTAAATGAGAATATCAATAGAACAAGAGATTTATTAGAAGAAGATAGAGAACTAATTGAGGAAGTTAAAAAAATAGTTACAAAAGTAAATAGTGGAATATTTAAACAAGAAATAACAAAAAATACATCAAATGAGAGTTTAAATGAATTGAAATCTCTTTTAAATGAGATGTTAAAAGTTTTGACGGCTAATGTTTCTGAAGATTTAAATAAGATTCAAGTAGCTCTTGATCACTACCAACAGTTAGACTTTAGATATAGAATTGAAGGTTGTAGTGGAAAAACAAGCGTGGGATTGACAAAATTAGCTGAAATAATAAATACAATGTTAGTGGAAAACAAAAAATCAGGAGTATCATTAAATATTTCTGCACAAGCCCTATTAGGTAATATTACAACATTAAATAGTTCTTCAAATCAAGCTGCAGCTTCACTAGAAGAAACAGCTGCTGCTTTGGAAGAGATTACAAGTACAATTGTTAGTAATACTGAAAATGTAGTTAAGATGTCAAACTATGCAAATGAGTTGTCAGTTTCTGCAAATGAAGGTCAATCATTAGCTACTCAAACAACAACATCGATGGATGAGATAAATGCACAAGTAAGTGCAATAAATGATGCAATTAGTGTAATTGATCAAATTGCTTTTCAAACAAATATTCTTTCACTTAATGCAGCAGTGGAAGCAGCAACTGCTGGAGAAGCTGGGAAAGGATTTGCTGTTGTTGCTGGAGAAGTGAGAAATCTAGCATCAAGAAGTGCAGAAGCTGCTAAAGAGATAAAATCTTTAGTTGAAAATGCTACATTAAAAGCATCTGAAGGTAAAGAAATAGCAACAAGAATGATAAATGGATACTCTGGCTTAAATGAAAATGTTGATAAAACATTAGCTATTATAAAAGATATTGAGTTAGCATCAAAAGAGCAACAAACGGGAATTGTACAAATAAATGATGCGGTAAATCAGCTTGACCAACAAACTCAAGCAAATGCAAGTGCCGCAGCAGAAGCACAAGAAGTTGCAAATAATACATCTACAATTGCTAACAAAATAATTGAAGATGCCAATGAAAAAGAGTTCATTGGAAAAGAAGACATCTAA
- the galU gene encoding UTP--glucose-1-phosphate uridylyltransferase GalU, giving the protein MKQKLIRKCLFPAAGYGTRFLPATKATPKEMLPILTKPLIQYGVEEAIAAGMDTMAIVTGRGKRAIEDHFDISYELEHQIKGTSKEHYLTEIRSVIEKCTFSYTRQIEMKGLGHAILTGGETLIGNEPFAVILADDLCDHEGSGVLAQMVELYEKYKCSIVAIEEVPRDETYKYGVIEGKEIEDGIFMISNMVEKPDPKDAPSNLAIIGRYILTPDIYEIIKNTKPGKNGELQITDSLMIQAKENMVIGYKFKGKRFDCGSIDGFVEATNHFYNKAK; this is encoded by the coding sequence ATGAAACAAAAACTTATTAGAAAGTGTCTTTTTCCAGCTGCTGGATATGGGACTAGATTTTTACCTGCTACAAAAGCAACACCTAAAGAGATGTTACCAATACTTACTAAACCACTTATTCAATATGGAGTAGAAGAAGCAATTGCTGCTGGTATGGATACCATGGCAATAGTAACAGGACGAGGTAAAAGAGCTATCGAAGATCATTTTGATATTTCTTATGAGTTAGAACATCAAATAAAAGGTACAAGCAAAGAACACTACTTAACTGAAATAAGAAGTGTAATAGAAAAGTGTACATTTTCATATACAAGACAAATAGAGATGAAAGGTTTAGGTCATGCTATTTTAACAGGTGGGGAAACTTTAATAGGCAATGAACCTTTTGCTGTAATACTTGCAGATGATTTATGTGACCATGAAGGAAGTGGAGTTTTAGCGCAAATGGTAGAGCTTTATGAAAAGTACAAATGCTCAATCGTAGCCATTGAAGAAGTGCCAAGAGATGAAACATATAAGTATGGAGTAATAGAGGGTAAAGAGATAGAAGATGGTATTTTTATGATAAGCAATATGGTAGAAAAACCAGATCCTAAAGATGCTCCATCAAATCTTGCAATTATTGGAAGATATATTTTAACACCTGATATTTATGAAATAATAAAAAATACAAAACCAGGTAAAAATGGAGAACTTCAAATCACTGATTCTCTTATGATACAAGCAAAAGAGAATATGGTAATAGGATATAAGTTCAAAGGTAAAAGGTTTGATTGTGGAAGTATAGATGGTTTTGTAGAAGCTACAAATCATTTTTATAATAAAGCGAAATAA
- a CDS encoding glucose-6-phosphate isomerase, with translation MKYNKNFYQIKSNKEIFEKIEKEKGYIGYYNLPYQDTSDIKEFAKSVTQKDIVVVGIGGSSLGTFAIHKFLQHKENDKKLHFLESTDPLDLQRRISKINLNDALFIIISKSGTTVETVSILKYLHTLINIDSKNTICITENDSKLKTFANSRDIKTFEIPKDVGGRFSVFSTVGLVPLAIMGLDIDELLSGCKEVSDSFFSKDEYYSLLMEKARFLVENKNRFNINVVFSYSLLLEGFNKWYVQLWGESLGKININGTKQALTPIGLVGPIDQHSFLQLIVEGKRDKTVTFIKIEDFQDEMTIPDLSLEGLEELDYLNDIKFKDLINKQADATIEAIGTLDDIPCDVITIQSQDEFNIGKLMFSYELLTSIVGKFVQINTYDQPGVETGKIILKEKLK, from the coding sequence ATGAAATATAATAAAAACTTTTATCAAATAAAATCAAATAAAGAAATATTTGAAAAAATAGAAAAAGAGAAGGGTTATATTGGTTATTATAATCTTCCTTATCAAGATACAAGTGATATAAAAGAGTTTGCTAAAAGTGTAACTCAAAAAGATATAGTAGTTGTAGGAATTGGTGGAAGTTCTTTAGGAACTTTTGCTATTCATAAGTTTTTACAACACAAAGAAAATGATAAAAAGCTTCACTTTTTAGAATCTACTGACCCTTTAGATTTACAAAGAAGAATTAGTAAAATAAATCTAAATGATGCACTTTTTATAATAATAAGTAAGTCAGGAACAACAGTTGAAACAGTTAGTATCTTAAAGTATTTACATACACTTATAAATATAGATTCTAAAAATACCATATGCATAACAGAAAATGATAGTAAGCTAAAAACTTTTGCAAACTCTAGGGATATTAAAACCTTTGAAATCCCAAAAGATGTGGGTGGTAGGTTTTCTGTATTTTCAACTGTGGGACTTGTACCATTAGCAATTATGGGTTTGGATATAGATGAGTTATTAAGTGGTTGTAAAGAAGTAAGTGATAGCTTTTTTTCTAAAGATGAATATTATTCTTTACTTATGGAAAAAGCTAGATTTTTGGTTGAAAATAAAAATAGATTTAATATAAATGTTGTATTTTCTTATTCACTTTTGCTTGAGGGTTTTAATAAATGGTATGTTCAACTTTGGGGAGAGAGTTTAGGAAAGATAAATATAAATGGAACAAAACAAGCCTTAACACCTATTGGCTTAGTGGGACCAATTGACCAACACTCTTTTTTACAACTAATAGTTGAGGGTAAAAGGGATAAGACGGTTACCTTTATAAAAATAGAAGATTTTCAAGATGAGATGACCATTCCTGATTTATCTTTGGAGGGATTGGAAGAGTTAGATTATTTAAATGATATTAAATTTAAAGATTTGATAAATAAACAAGCTGATGCAACAATTGAAGCAATAGGTACATTAGATGATATCCCTTGTGATGTGATAACTATCCAATCACAAGATGAATTTAATATTGGGAAACTAATGTTTTCATATGAGTTATTAACTTCAATTGTAGGAAAATTTGTACAAATAAATACCTATGACCAACCAGGTGTTGAAACAGGTAAAATCATCTTAAAAGAAAAACTAAAATAA
- a CDS encoding PAS domain-containing hybrid sensor histidine kinase/response regulator: MKKISNKLKEFFFIFILFSFILAFVNIIVEKFFFLDNVQKIAMGVALKKVKEREHTLQEFLNESKHLIIFLRKIKAFNDFLENSNSKNEVEEIFLKYIQSHKRFMQVRYIDKNGLERIRVQRDNQNSISYKVSNEKLQNKANRDYFITSKTKPLEEVWFPKIDLNIENNEIEIPFNPTLRVILPVKYKNKFDGIIIINYFFNEFLNDFMNTSLYDMILFDGKGFPLVHYEKDKSWGFYSSGMYNISQEYPKDYKRILGNEIIVTNTYVSKKIETSISDNLFLVLKLKQKYIEEQNKNLAYKYTIISTSIAILTFLLTLILIKLFGDRLFNLKEISQLNNNLQTVSNIAKVGFWEVDWKTNKITFSDELYNIFEIEDKSTVITLEKLFTYFPTNMLNEYKQEIENSINEKREYFITQSIITEKGNIKYLQRRGKHYFNHNSELIKSVGSSYDITEQYLSEKKYKTLLEYASDGIHILDKQGNLVEFSQSFVQSLGYTNEEMWELNIVDWDIFILEVEVKNRIKELIDFPTSFEAKHKRKDGSIIDVQINAKGIEINGEEYLYASQRDITKQKKLEKEILSEKDFISTIIDNANAIIAVIDSKGRMIKINKYAQDFVGYTEEEIASEPYFWSRFLTKEKEQKVLEIVKKANKGEIVKNFKNSWISKDGEEKVFEWSNMLVQKADGSMDYIATIGIDVTENNKLLEELKGAKKNAEKANVVKSEFLANMSHEIRTPISGVTGLISLILDMPLEPLQRDYLNKAKKSSNALLSIINDILDYSKIEAGKLDIIEQDFNLEDIFKNISNLFGYETYKKQLEFTFVLDGNIPSLIIGDSLRLTQILNNLVGNAIKFTENGYVALKSEIKEINEDEVILKFCIEDTGIGINKEGQKKLFNTFEQLDTSNKRKYSGSGLGLSITKQLIELMHGKIWVESEESIGSKFYFEIKFNYIKEFYKKKKNRTVNNDKFLIIDDNKMESEYIKNILNSWKLDSIIESNEVNALEIINNEKIDCLIINWNTSTTRRLIFLEKLKNINKEIDYIVLVTPYNKKLILDLFEKQEFKVTKLLEKPFTPSTLYNTIFDKNNKDIKNRESSTQVVLVNKKRALLVEDNETNQIVSKAILEKLGFIIDIANDGVEAIKSAKDFSYDIIFMDLQMPNIDGFEATQRIREFDKKIPIIALSAAVMQKDKMLTKEAGMNAHIPKPIVEEELEGVVTEFFEVTYKDAHIKKIHNNKLHNIDGINFRKLMEILSFDDKEALSLIKKYYKNYSNIESQLEIFSLKSDDFNSFIHKLKGVSGNIQAMKVYDICFEIEKVSDATKVSELISNLKNEMKKIFESIEVNILKKKNEDKPNHSNKQIDKMIEELIKDVNEDNFIKNSIVEELINSLRDKIEENLLEKVDNSFSNYEYENLIEDLKSIQNILKKG; encoded by the coding sequence ATGAAAAAAATATCAAATAAATTAAAAGAATTCTTTTTTATATTTATATTATTCTCCTTTATATTAGCTTTTGTAAATATTATTGTAGAAAAATTCTTTTTTTTAGATAATGTTCAAAAAATAGCTATGGGAGTTGCTTTAAAAAAAGTAAAAGAGAGAGAACACACTTTACAGGAATTTTTAAATGAATCAAAACATTTAATAATATTTCTTAGAAAAATAAAAGCCTTCAATGATTTTTTGGAAAATAGTAATTCAAAAAATGAAGTAGAAGAGATATTTTTAAAATATATTCAAAGCCACAAAAGGTTTATGCAAGTTCGATATATTGATAAAAATGGTTTAGAAAGAATAAGAGTACAAAGAGATAATCAGAACAGTATTTCTTATAAAGTTTCAAATGAAAAACTCCAAAATAAAGCCAATAGAGATTATTTTATTACTTCAAAAACAAAACCTTTGGAAGAAGTCTGGTTTCCAAAGATTGATCTAAATATAGAAAATAATGAAATTGAAATTCCATTTAATCCCACTCTAAGAGTAATTTTACCTGTAAAATATAAAAATAAATTTGATGGTATTATAATTATAAACTATTTTTTTAACGAATTTCTAAATGATTTTATGAATACTTCCTTATATGATATGATTCTTTTTGATGGAAAAGGCTTTCCTTTAGTACATTATGAAAAAGATAAAAGTTGGGGTTTTTATAGTTCTGGGATGTATAATATTTCACAAGAGTACCCAAAAGATTATAAAAGAATTTTAGGCAATGAAATCATTGTAACTAACACTTATGTTTCAAAAAAGATAGAGACATCTATATCTGATAATTTATTCTTAGTATTAAAATTAAAACAAAAGTATATAGAAGAACAAAATAAAAATTTAGCATATAAATATACTATTATTTCTACTTCTATAGCTATTCTTACATTTCTTTTAACATTAATTTTAATTAAATTATTTGGGGATAGATTATTTAATCTAAAAGAAATCTCACAACTTAATAATAATTTACAAACAGTATCAAATATTGCAAAGGTAGGCTTTTGGGAAGTTGATTGGAAAACAAATAAAATTACTTTTAGTGATGAACTTTATAATATTTTTGAAATAGAAGATAAAAGTACTGTTATTACTTTAGAAAAACTTTTTACATATTTTCCTACAAATATGTTAAACGAATATAAACAGGAGATAGAAAATTCTATAAATGAAAAAAGGGAATACTTTATCACTCAATCAATTATTACCGAAAAGGGTAATATAAAATATCTTCAAAGAAGAGGTAAACACTATTTTAATCATAACTCAGAGCTTATAAAATCTGTTGGAAGTAGTTATGATATAACAGAACAATATTTATCTGAAAAAAAGTATAAAACACTATTGGAATATGCCTCAGATGGAATTCATATTTTAGATAAACAGGGGAATCTTGTAGAGTTTAGTCAATCATTTGTCCAATCACTTGGTTATACAAATGAAGAGATGTGGGAATTAAATATTGTAGATTGGGATATCTTTATTTTAGAAGTAGAGGTAAAAAATAGAATAAAAGAGCTAATAGATTTTCCAACTTCTTTTGAAGCAAAACATAAAAGAAAAGATGGCTCGATTATTGATGTTCAAATCAATGCAAAAGGAATAGAAATAAATGGAGAAGAATACCTTTATGCTTCCCAAAGGGATATAACAAAACAAAAAAAACTAGAAAAAGAGATTCTTAGTGAGAAAGATTTTATTTCAACTATTATTGATAATGCAAATGCAATTATTGCAGTAATTGATAGTAAGGGAAGAATGATTAAGATAAATAAATATGCCCAAGACTTTGTTGGATATACAGAAGAAGAAATAGCTAGCGAGCCATATTTTTGGTCAAGATTTTTGACAAAAGAAAAAGAACAAAAAGTTTTAGAAATAGTAAAAAAAGCAAATAAAGGTGAGATAGTAAAAAACTTTAAAAATAGTTGGATTTCTAAAGATGGCGAAGAAAAAGTATTTGAGTGGTCAAATATGCTTGTTCAAAAAGCTGATGGAAGCATGGATTATATTGCTACTATAGGAATAGATGTAACAGAAAATAATAAATTATTAGAAGAATTAAAAGGCGCTAAAAAAAATGCAGAAAAAGCAAATGTAGTAAAATCTGAATTTTTGGCAAATATGTCCCACGAAATAAGAACTCCTATAAGTGGAGTAACTGGGCTTATATCTCTTATATTAGATATGCCATTAGAACCACTACAAAGAGACTATTTAAATAAAGCGAAAAAATCTTCAAATGCCTTATTGAGTATTATTAATGATATTTTAGATTATTCAAAAATTGAAGCTGGAAAACTAGATATTATTGAGCAAGATTTCAATTTAGAAGATATTTTTAAAAATATCTCCAATCTTTTTGGATATGAAACATATAAAAAACAACTAGAATTTACTTTTGTATTAGATGGAAATATCCCTTCATTGATAATTGGAGATTCACTTCGATTAACACAAATATTAAATAATCTTGTGGGAAATGCAATAAAGTTTACTGAAAATGGATATGTTGCATTAAAAAGTGAAATAAAAGAGATAAATGAAGATGAGGTTATTTTAAAATTTTGTATTGAAGATACAGGTATTGGGATAAATAAAGAAGGTCAAAAAAAGCTTTTTAATACCTTTGAACAACTTGATACTTCAAATAAAAGAAAATATAGTGGTTCAGGATTGGGACTTTCTATTACTAAACAATTAATTGAGCTTATGCATGGAAAAATTTGGGTTGAAAGTGAAGAAAGCATTGGAAGTAAGTTTTATTTTGAGATAAAGTTTAACTATATCAAGGAGTTTTACAAAAAGAAGAAAAATAGAACTGTCAATAATGACAAATTTTTGATTATTGATGATAATAAAATGGAAAGTGAGTATATAAAAAATATATTAAATTCCTGGAAATTAGACTCTATTATTGAGTCAAATGAAGTGAATGCTTTAGAAATAATCAATAATGAAAAAATAGATTGTTTGATTATTAATTGGAATACTTCAACTACTCGTCGATTGATATTTTTAGAAAAATTAAAAAATATCAATAAAGAAATAGATTATATTGTTTTGGTGACGCCATATAATAAAAAGCTTATTTTAGATCTTTTTGAAAAACAAGAATTTAAAGTTACAAAATTACTGGAAAAACCTTTTACTCCATCAACTTTATATAATACAATTTTTGATAAAAATAATAAAGATATTAAAAATAGAGAAAGCTCAACACAAGTTGTATTGGTAAATAAAAAAAGAGCCTTATTGGTCGAAGATAATGAGACTAATCAAATAGTTTCAAAAGCAATTTTAGAAAAATTGGGGTTTATTATAGATATTGCAAATGATGGAGTAGAGGCTATAAAAAGTGCTAAAGATTTTTCTTATGATATTATCTTTATGGACTTGCAAATGCCAAATATTGATGGTTTTGAAGCCACACAAAGAATTAGAGAGTTTGACAAAAAAATACCTATTATCGCATTAAGTGCAGCTGTAATGCAAAAGGATAAGATGTTAACTAAAGAAGCTGGTATGAATGCTCATATCCCTAAACCAATCGTAGAAGAAGAATTAGAGGGTGTAGTAACAGAATTTTTTGAAGTAACTTATAAAGATGCACATATAAAAAAGATACATAACAATAAATTACATAATATAGATGGAATAAATTTTAGAAAATTGATGGAGATATTGTCATTTGATGATAAAGAGGCTTTGTCTTTAATAAAAAAATATTACAAAAACTACAGTAATATAGAATCACAACTTGAAATCTTCAGTCTAAAAAGTGATGATTTTAATAGCTTTATACATAAATTAAAAGGGGTAAGTGGAAATATACAAGCAATGAAAGTTTATGATATTTGTTTTGAAATAGAAAAAGTAAGTGATGCAACAAAAGTATCTGAATTGATAAGTAACTTAAAAAATGAAATGAAAAAAATATTTGAATCTATAGAAGTCAATATCTTAAAAAAGAAAAATGAAGATAAACCAAATCACAGCAATAAACAGATTGATAAAATGATAGAAGAGTTAATAAAAGATGTTAATGAAGATAATTTTATTAAAAACTCGATAGTAGAAGAACTAATTAATTCTCTAAGAGATAAGATAGAAGAGAATCTATTAGAAAAAGTTGATAATAGTTTTTCTAATTATGAATATGAAAATTTGATAGAAGATTTAAAAAGTATTCAAAATATACTCAAGAAAGGTTAA
- a CDS encoding carbonic anhydrase: MKKYVISLLVSGILLTVNASENGEVKASNETHKKHDSHWSYEGTNGPKFWGTINPSFQRCENGERQSPINITKESTVATNSLGNLFFDYKDTDISIVNNGHTIQVNSDNQSFALFQGKKFKLLQFHFHSKSEHTVNGEYYPLELHLVHQAEDGELGVIGVFFKLGEYNSSLQKVLKFMPKDAGAKNESDKFTLNPNDFLPKDRGYYHYLGSLTTPPCTQIVEWYVMKNPITLSQKQLEQFQNLYNGNFRPTYPLNKRIVLEK; this comes from the coding sequence ATGAAAAAGTATGTAATTAGTCTACTTGTAAGTGGGATTTTGTTAACAGTAAATGCTAGCGAAAATGGTGAAGTAAAAGCTTCTAATGAAACACATAAAAAACATGATTCACATTGGAGTTATGAGGGTACGAATGGTCCAAAATTTTGGGGGACAATTAATCCTTCTTTTCAAAGATGTGAAAATGGTGAAAGACAATCTCCTATAAATATAACAAAAGAATCAACTGTTGCTACAAATTCTTTAGGAAATCTTTTCTTTGATTATAAAGACACAGATATTAGTATAGTAAATAATGGACATACTATACAAGTAAATTCTGATAATCAAAGTTTTGCATTATTTCAAGGTAAAAAATTCAAACTTTTACAATTTCATTTTCACTCAAAAAGTGAGCACACAGTAAATGGAGAATACTATCCTTTAGAGTTACATTTAGTTCATCAAGCAGAAGATGGTGAGTTAGGGGTTATTGGAGTATTTTTTAAATTAGGTGAATATAATAGTTCCCTACAAAAAGTATTAAAATTTATGCCTAAAGATGCTGGAGCTAAAAATGAGAGTGATAAGTTTACTCTTAATCCAAATGACTTTTTACCAAAAGATAGAGGTTATTATCATTATTTAGGTTCTCTTACAACACCTCCTTGTACACAAATCGTAGAATGGTATGTGATGAAAAATCCAATAACTTTATCACAAAAACAATTGGAACAATTTCAAAATTTATATAATGGAAATTTTAGACCAACTTATCCTCTTAATAAGAGAATAGTATTAGAAAAGTAA
- a CDS encoding response regulator transcription factor — MEKLTILVVDDESINIQIISEILTDVYNIKIAKNGESGYEAYEKYSPALIISDINMPILNGIEMVSKIRQKDQNTKVIFTTSHSDLDYLLQSSSLKLIKYILKPIKREELLEAVNIAVEELQKYKIVSSHILQLDKEYVWDFKTLNLMKSDQAISLTPTERKILNYLFSNVGSMVTYDDILYEAWEDYDMPSKQTLKTMITNLRKKIPENIIHNIYGIGYKILTTS, encoded by the coding sequence ATGGAAAAATTAACTATTTTAGTTGTAGATGATGAGTCTATAAATATTCAAATAATATCTGAAATATTAACTGATGTGTATAATATAAAAATCGCTAAAAATGGGGAAAGTGGATATGAAGCCTATGAAAAATATTCTCCTGCTTTAATAATCTCAGACATAAATATGCCTATTCTGAATGGAATTGAAATGGTTTCAAAGATTAGACAAAAAGATCAAAATACAAAAGTGATATTTACAACATCCCATTCAGACTTAGATTATTTACTTCAATCAAGTTCATTAAAACTCATAAAATATATTTTAAAGCCAATAAAAAGAGAAGAGTTACTTGAAGCTGTAAACATAGCAGTTGAAGAGTTGCAAAAATATAAAATAGTCTCAAGTCATATTTTACAGTTAGATAAAGAGTATGTCTGGGATTTTAAAACTTTAAATTTAATGAAATCAGACCAAGCTATCTCTTTAACACCCACGGAGAGAAAAATATTAAATTATCTTTTTTCAAATGTTGGTTCTATGGTTACTTATGATGATATTCTTTATGAAGCCTGGGAAGATTATGACATGCCAAGCAAACAAACACTAAAAACAATGATAACAAATCTTAGAAAAAAAATCCCCGAAAATATAATTCACAATATTTATGGCATAGGCTATAAAATCTTGACTACTTCCTGA